TACCGATGAACTTGAAGAACGTATCGAGACGTTCTGCTTTTGGCTCATCGTGGATCCGGTACATGAACGGCAGTTTTTGACGCTGGATGTGCTCGGCGACCGTTTCGTTCGCTGCGAGCATGAACTCTTCAATCAGCTTCTCGGCGACCGACCGTTCCCGGAGGATGATCTCACTCGTCTTGCCTTCTTCGTTGACGAGGACCTTCGCTTCTGGGAAGTCGAAGTTGATCGCCCCGCGACGTGAGCGACGTTCGCGGAGGATTGCTGCGAGTTCCGCCATCTTGTCGAAGTACTCGACGAGATCTTGGTACTTCGCGATCACTTCTTCGTCTTCGCGTTCGATGATTTTCCGGACGTCCGTGTACGTCATCCGTTCCGTCGTCTTGATGACACTCTGGAAGATCTCATGGTTGACGACAGCTCCGTTCGCATCGATTTCCATGATACAGCTGAGCGTCAGCCGATCGACGTGCGGGTTGAGCGAGCAAATCCCGTTCGATAACCGGTGCGGGATCATCGGGATGACGCGGTCGACAAGATAGACACTCGTTCCGCGCTCACGCGCTTCTTCGTCGAGTGCTGAATCCTCTTTGACGTAATGCGAGACGTCGGCGATGTGGACACCAAGCTCGAAGTTGCCGTTCGCTAATTTCTTGACGTGAACCGCATCATCGAGGTCTTTTGCGTCCGCCCCGTCAATCGTCACCGTCAATTCGTTCCGTAAATCGACGCGTCCGACCAAATCCTTCTCATCGATTTGATCCGGTACAGCATTCGCTTCAGCGATCGCTTCCGGTGAGAAGTCGACGTTGATGCCGTGCTTATGGACGATCGACAAGATGTCAACGCCTGGATCATTCTTGTGACCGATGATTTTCAAGACTTTCGCCGTTCCGGCGTAGCGACCGTCGGGATACTTCGTGATCCGGGCGAGGACTTTATGACCATCGACGGCACCAAGTGTATCATCGTTCGCGACGACCGGTAAGAACGTCAGCTTTGTATCATCCGGTTCGATATAAGCGATCGATTCGATCCGTCCTTTTGGACTGACGAACGTGCCGACGAAATCGGCTGGTCCGCGCGAGAGAATCTTAAGCAGTTTCCCTTCACGACGGTCGCCGCCGTTTGACTCGGCAAACACTTTGACGAGGACACGGTCGCCGTTATAGACGTTCTTCAATTCCGATGCCGGCAAGAAGATGTCGCCTTCTGAACCATCTTCCGGTGAGACGAAACCGAAACCGCGTTGGTGGACGGAAATCTTCCCTGCGACTTGACCGATTTGCGCGAGCGTTCCGTACTTGTTCGAGCGTGTCCGGGCGATCAACGCTTCGTCTTCCATTGCGTTTAGCGTCCGGATTAATTCCTTAAATGCTTCCGTATCCGCTAGTTCTAGTTTTTTCGTTAATTGATCAATCGACAACGGACGTTCTTCCGTCGTGATGACCGTTAGTATTCGTTCACGTAATTCCAACGTGACACCTCCAGTTACTTGCTCCAGTTCAATGACTCCAGGAAGTCCAAGATGTCAGAGTGGAGCTGGTCTTTTTCTTTGTCGAGCGTAATGACGTGACCTGAGTTCTCATACCAGATCAGCTCTTTTTGGAAGGCACTGACTCCATCATGGATGATGTTCGCGGAGTCGGTGTTGATCATGTGATCATTGCGTGCTTGGACGACGAGCGTCGGTGCGTAGACGTCCTCGAGCGAATCGCGTGTCTCGCGCAGCAGTTCCTGCAAGTCCTTCAAGGTCGGCATCGGTTCGAAGGACGCCATCTCGTGGTCGATCTCTTCTTGCGATTTGCCTTCTCGCTTCTTGAATTCTCGTGCGTACTCGGTGACTCCTGCATACATGACTTCTTCACTTTTGATGTAGGCGGGTGCACACATCGGGATGACCGCTTTGACCGGACGGTTCATCGATAACTTCAGCGACATGACGCCACCAAGCGACAGTCCGCAAACGGCGATTTCGTCATAACCTTTATCGACGAGTTCCTGATATCCGGCAAGGACATCCTGCCACCAGTCGGCTGGCCCGGTCTTCGTCAGCTCTTCGGGTGGGGCAGCGTGCCCTTTATATTGTGGTGCGAGGGACGTATAGCCCTGCTTCTGTAAATAGCGACCGAGGATGCGGACATCCGCGCTCGATCCCGTGAATCCGTGTAATAGTAAAACGGCACGTGGGCCGGCTTCGAAAAAGAATGGTTTCGGTAAAGTGATTTTCATAAAATGATTCCCCCTCTAACTCTATACCCCATATCCGGAAAAAATGAATATCGAGAAATACAAAAAACGACAGCGCGATCATACGGCTGTCGTTTCAGTGCTCACTTATAAAAAGCGACGAGTAACGCCAAGATGAAGAGTAATGCTCCTAAGATAGACGCCACACGATTTAGGACCGCATCCAAGCCACGAGCTTTTTGGCGACCAAATAATTGTTCTGCTCCACCCGTCAATGCTCCGAGTCCAGTCGTACGACCCGACATCAATAGAACGACGATGATGAGAAGAACGGAAACGACGATGAGGCCGACAAGAGCCACGTTATGAATGATCATCGATGATCCTCCTTCAGTAATATACGCTTCTTTCATTATAGAGAAAAACAAGTACGGGAACAAGGAATAGATTTAGGAACTTTTTCCTGCCTGCTCTGCCCGACGAAAAGAGACACCTGAATCGTCGACTCAGGTGTCCTGTCTTCTTATTGTTTGATCAATTCGAGGTCGACTGGTATGTTCTTCTCGACTGTTTCACCTTTTAAGTGCTTGATCGCTGTCTCGACACCCATTTTCCCGATCTCAGTCGGTTTTTGAGCGATCGTTCCTGCCATTTTTCCGTCTTTGACAGCTTTGACGGCATCATCTGTCGCATCGAAGCCGATGACTTTAACATCGTTCAGACCCGCTGCTTTTAATGCTTCAACCGCACCGAGTGCCATCTCATCATTGTGTGCGAAGACGGCTTTGATGTCTTTGTTGTTCTGGAGGATGTTCTCCATGACCGACAAACCTTTTGCCCGGTCGAAGTTTGCTGCTTGTTTTGCGACGACGTCAAGTTTACCGTCGACTGCTTCATGGAATCCTTTACCACGGTCGCGTGTTGCGGATGCTCCTGGAATCCCTTCGAGCTCCACGACTTTTGCTTTATCGCCGACGAGTTCGATCATGAACTCACCTGCTTGTTTCCCACCTGCGACGTTATCTGACGCGATGTGTGCGACGACGTCGCCTGCTTCTGCGTTGCGGTCAACTGTGATGACAGGGATGTTCGCATCGTTCGCTGTTTGGACGGCTGCACCAACTGCTGCTGAATCCGTTGGGTTGATCAAGATGAGATCGACTTTCTTTTGAACCATGTCTTCGATGTCGCTTGCTTGTTTTGCCGCGTCATCTTGCGCATCCGCGACTTGAAGTGTTGCGCCTTGTGCTTTTGCTTCTTGTTCTGCCCCTTCTTTTAACGAGACGAAGAATGGGTTGTTGAGGGTTGAAATCGAAAGACCAATCTTGAAGTCCTTCGTCTTCTTTTTCGTATCACCGTTGTTGCTGCCTGGCTGTTCCGTCGAACAAGCGGCTGCAAAGACCATTAGTGCCATCATGACGACTGCAAGTAGTTTTTTCATCTGTAGATCCTCCTTTTGGAATATGGGTTACGCTGCTTGTTTCCGGTCCGCGAGTACCGCGAACAAAATGACTAAACCTTTGACGACGAGTTGGAAGAACGAGGAAACACCAAGCAAGTTAAGACCATTGTTCAGTGTTCCGATGATCAAGGCACCGATCAAGGTACCGACAATCCAGCCACGACCACCTGACAGGCTCGTCCCACCAAGGACGACCGCTGCGATGGCATCGAGTTCGTACGATGTCCCCGCCGTCGGCTGTGCCGAGTTCAGACGGGACGTCAGGATGATGCCGGCGAGTGCTGCCATCAAACCTGAGAGTGAGTAAATCATGATTTTGACTTTATTGACTTGAATCCCCATCAATTTCGCTGCTTCTTCGTTACCGCCGATCGCATACGTATAACGACCGAACGTCGTCTTCTTCAAGATGAAGTAGAGAACCGCAAAGGCGATCAACATCGTCAGAACAGGTACTGGGAAGATCCAGAAGTAACCGCGTCCGAACAGTTCGAACCAGCCGCCTTGGCTTAGACCAGTGATCGGTTTCCCGTCCGTATAGACGAGCGTCAAGCCGCGGAAGATCGTCATCGTCGCGAGGGTCGCGATGAATGGTGCGACTTTCCCGAGTGAAATGACCATCCCGTTCAAGGCACCCATGACAGCTCCGACGATCAATCCGGCGAGAACAGCGATCAACGCTGACGTTCCATCCGTCATCAGACCCGCGACGAAGGCGGACGATAGCGCAAGAATCGAGCCGACTGATAAATCAATCCCACCCGTCAGAATAACGAACGTCATCCCGAAGGCAATCAAGGCATTGATCGAGACTTGACGTAAGATGTTAAATAAATTATTCAATGTTAAAAAGTCCGGTTCCATGATCGAGACGACGAGGACGATCGCGAACAATCCTGCGAGTGGTCCAAGCTTTTGTCCGATCCCAAGACGTCTCGGTTTTGCTTCCGTTACCTTGCCTTGCATCAATTCCATATCATTGTCCTCCTGTCGCAAGTGTCATGATGCTTTCTTGCGTCGCTTCCTGTCGTGTCAACATGCCGCTCATCTTGCCTTCGCGCATGACGTAGACGCGGTCGCTCATCCCGAGAATTTCCGGAAGGTCCGAGCTGACCATGATGATCGCGACCCCCGCCGCAGCGAGTTCGTTCATGATGAGGTAAATCTCTTTCTTCGCCCCGACGTCGACACCACGTGTCGGTTCGTCGAGGATCAAGACTTTCGGTTGTGTTCCGAGCCACTTCGCAAGGACGACCTTCTGTTGGTTCCCCCCGGATAGGGACTTCGCCGGCTGGTCCATCGAGCTATGCCGGACCGAGAGTGACTTCAAGTATCCTTCTGCGAAATCACGTTCTGCCTGATCCTTGATGACACCGGATCTTGATAACGAACGAATCGTTGGCAGTGAGATGTTCTCGCGCAGTGAAAAGTCGAGGAACAATCCTTCGCCTTTGCGATCCTCGGTCAAAAAGCCGATGCCTTGGCGGATCGCGTCGTACGGTGTCTTGATTTTCAGCGATTGTCCGTTCAGTTCGATTGTCCCGTCTTTCAGGCGATCGACCCCGAACAATCCGCGCATGACTTCCGTCCGACCGGCACCCATCAAACCAGAGAAGCCGATGATTTCGCCTGCTTTGACGGAGAACGAGACATCGTCGAACCGTTTTCCGCTCGCCTGTTTGACCTCAAGAACAGTCGCACCGATCGACACATCACGATCCGGATACCGTTCCCCCATCTCACGACCGACCATCTCCCGGACGATCTGTTCAAACGATGTCTCGGGAATCGCGTGTGTCGAGACGGAAATTCCATCCCGTAAGACCGTGATCCGGTCGCAAAGCTCAAAGATTTCCTCCATCCGGTGTGAGATATAGACGATCGAGACACCTTGGTTGCGCAGTGCCGTCGCGACGCTGAACAAGGCACGAATTTCCCGCTCCGTTAGTGCGGCTGTCGGTTCATCCATGATGATGACCTTCGCATCCGTCATCAGAGCTTTTGCGATTTCAATCATCTGTTGTTGACCGACTGATAACGTCCGAGCAAGCTGGTCGACGTCCATGAAGACGTTCAATTCCGCGAGTTCACGTTCCGCCTGCCGCTTCATCTCCCCTTGCTTGAGAATCCCAAAGCGTGACTTCAACTCCCGTCCGAGGAACAAGTTCTCCGTCACCGTCAAATCCGGGAGGATGTTTAGTTCCTGATGGATGAAGGCAATCCCCGCCTCTTCGGCAAGCTTCGGATTCTTATACTCGACGTCCTGTCCATCGACGCGGATCGTGCCTGCGTCCGCTTTATGAACACCGGTCAAAATCTTCATCAGCGTCGATTTCCCGGCACCGTTCTCTCCCATCAAGGCGTGGATCTCACCCGCAGCGAGTTCGAAGTCGACCCCTTTCAGGACAGGGACGGGACCGAATGCTTTTTTGATACCTGTCATCTCGATACGCATCGCATGACCCCCTTAAAAGATTACGCCGGAATGGAAGATGACATTTGCGTACGGTGTCGCTTCTCCGGTCCGGATGATGACCTTCGCCTGCTGTGTCTGTTTCTTGAATTCCTCGTGCGAAACGAACGTCGTCTCGATCTGCATGGCTTCCAGTTGCTCGAGGACGTCTGGATTCGCTTCCTTAATCTCCGTTGCCAGAGTCAGCTGTTCGATCGCCATGTCACCGGCGACGACACGGACGACGTCGAGAAATGATGGTGTGCCGAGTTCCAGTGCTAAATCGATTCGTGCGACCCTTTCTGGAATCGGTAAGCCGCAATCAGCGATGACGATCGTATCGGTATGACCAAGATCGGTCAGGACCTTACTGATATGACTGTTTAAGATACCGTGTTTCTTCATGCGTCTCCCTCCATCTGATCCCGTGTCGGCATCCCGCCTTGTGCGCCGAGTGCGCGGATGGATAAGCCGGCTGCCCGGTTCGCGAAACGAATTGCCTCGACGAGCGGTTGTCCTTCCGTTAACGCAACGGCTAAGGCGCCATTGAACGTATCCCCTGCTCCTGTTGTATCGACGACGGTCGTCTCGATCGCAGGAATTGTCACGATCGACTCTCCGTCATAGAAGCGTGCCCCGCGACTACCTTCGGTCACGATCAGTTTATTCGGGTATTCCATCAGCCAATGTTCGATCGGCTGGTCTTGTCCGAAGATCAAGCCACATTCATGTTCGTTTGGCGTTAAGTATGTGACGTGTTCAATCAATTCCGGACTGAGTGACCTCGCCGGTGCTGGATTCAAGACGACTGGTATGCCGGCTGCATGTGCTTCGCGAGCAACGGTCTCGACCGTTTCGATCGGAATCTCGAGCTGGAGTAAGATGATTTCACTGTCTGCGAGAATCGGTGCGAGTGCATCATCCGCAAATCGCACATGTTGGTTGGCAGATTGAACGACGACGATCGAGTTGTCGCCTTCAGCGAGCGTGATGTGTGCCGTGCCCGTCCGTTCGCCTTCAATCGTTTGCAAGTGCGTCGTCTGTACCCCTTGCGTCTTGAAGTTTTCGCGGATGGCTTCACCGTTCGCATCACTGCCGACGCAACCGATCATTTCGACGGTACTGCCGAGACGCGCGACTGCCACCGCTTGGTTTGCACCTTTTCCACCCGGTACGGTATGAAAGGCATCCCCGATGACCGTTTCGCCTGCGCCTGGGCGGCGTTTACTTTCAACGACGAGATCCATCGAGATACTGCCGATGACACTGATTTGTTTCATGCTTCCTCATCCTTCCGTTTCGTCGTTTCCCGTTCGATGATCTCAACCGTCAACTCATGATGGACGGCGGCAATTGGTGTGCCTTCAATCCGCTGAATCAGGAGTTTCGCGGCTAGTTCCCCCATTTGATAGATCGGCTGCGCAATCGTTGTCAACGGTGGTGAAATCATTTGTCCGAGTTCGATCCCGTCATAGCCGATCACTTGTAGCTCGTCTGGAATCGTGATCCCGCGTTCCGCAGCGACCTGCACCGTTGCTGCGGCAATGACATCACTCGCGGCAAAGATCCCGTTGCAATGATAGTGATCAAACAGATAATTCGCGGCATCGAGCGACCCTTGAAAGTGGAACGGTGACTCGATGCTTGCAACGAGATGCGTTCCGGCAATCTCTTCGAAGCCATCCCGTCGTTTCTTGATCGTCGGGAGTTTCGATGGACCGCTGATGACGGCCAGTTCCGTCGCACCAGATGCAAGTAAAAATGATGCCGCCTTCTTCCCGCCTTCGTATCCGTTTGAGGTCACCGTCGGAATCGCTCCTTGTAACACACGGTCTAACGCTACGACCGGCACTTCGAGTTCTTCATAGTTCGGATTGTTCGAGTAGTTCGTCGTGATGATTAATCCGTCGACATGCATCGCCTCGAGTGACTTGATATATTCGCGTTCTTTCTGAAACTGTTCGTCTGTGTTACACAAAATGACTTGAAAACCATGTTGATGTGCCATATCTTCCACAGCCCGTGCGAGTTGTGGGAAGAATGGGTTCGTGATGTCTGGAACGATCAAACCGATCAATCCGGATCGTTTTTGGAACAACGATCGCGCGACCCGGTTCGGTCGATAATCCAATTGTTTGATTGCCTGAAGCACCGCCTTACGCGATTTCTCACTGACATAACCCTTTTCGTTCATGACGCGTGAGACCGTCGCGACGGAGACATGTGCCGCTTTCGCTACTTCCCGGATGGTCGACATGTTTCGCCACCTCTTTCTTTTGATAACGCTTACAAGAATCATCATATTGTGTAACCGGTTACACATCAATCTTTTTTATATAAAATATATTTTATTTTTTTCGAGCCCTTGGATTGGACCATAAAAAAGAAGCCTGACACCGCATCAGACTTACGATCATTCCATATGATCATGCACGAATCATGTCTTAAATAAAGACGATCAATGAGAGACCAATCAAAATATTAATGAATCCTAACCCATCCGTCGCTTTCGTGTATAGTGACGGTTTATCTTTTTTAACGCTGTCATTCAGAAACATCAATGTCACGGCAATGACGGTCGTGATGCCCAGAGGCGCATTTAAAAAACTATCGGAATACGTAAATAAGTTATTCGTAATATAGAGACTATTTAAGACAGATAAACCAAACAACACTTTATGCACGAAACTCACTCCTATAATCATCAGGATCTTACGAAACCAACTAATATCTGATTTCGCTCTCCCTCTATTATAGAATATTCTTCCAGTTACTCTCCCTTACACTATTGAAAGAAAGTATTTGGATGCATACGCAAATACACTGCAAGACAGCGTCACGCCATCTTACGGTGTATTTCTTGTCCTCTCAGTAGCACGTTAGGTTAGATTGTTGATTTCCGAAAAAGACGGAAACTCCTGCGGGAAGAGCGGAATAGACAAGAACCTGCAGGAGCGCACGCGACGAGAAGACTTGCCTTCCGTCCGCGGAAAGCGACGTCTTGGACGGAAATCAACGAACAATCGGAGTCTAGCTGACAAGACTTTCATCTCTTTGCTTTCCCGGCTCTTTTTCGCTCCACGAACAAACGTCGAATCAAAGCAACAAAGAACGCAACAATTGCTAGCGGCTCAAATAAATAAATCAATAGGAACGTGACATCGATGACGGCATCCTCCGGATTATAACGGATGATATAGAGCGCACCGGGTAAGATGGCAATCAGTCCGCCAATTCCGAGTACCGTTCCCAAAATCAGACTCTGACGTGAAAATCGGCTCGTGATTTGATACAAACCGATGAATAGTATGAGTTCCGTAAAATAGATGAGGCGCAACGGGATGTCACCAATCGACGTATCAAGCCCTAAAAACAAAAAACGAAATAGCATGTCGATTCCCCCTTCCCTCTAGTTGTACCCCGAACAGTGTCCTCGTAATGCTTCATTTCCAGTTTCCCTGCATATCCTCGCTT
This region of Exiguobacterium acetylicum DSM 20416 genomic DNA includes:
- the rbsD gene encoding D-ribose pyranase codes for the protein MKKHGILNSHISKVLTDLGHTDTIVIADCGLPIPERVARIDLALELGTPSFLDVVRVVAGDMAIEQLTLATEIKEANPDVLEQLEAMQIETTFVSHEEFKKQTQQAKVIIRTGEATPYANVIFHSGVIF
- the rnr gene encoding ribonuclease R codes for the protein MELRERILTVITTEERPLSIDQLTKKLELADTEAFKELIRTLNAMEDEALIARTRSNKYGTLAQIGQVAGKISVHQRGFGFVSPEDGSEGDIFLPASELKNVYNGDRVLVKVFAESNGGDRREGKLLKILSRGPADFVGTFVSPKGRIESIAYIEPDDTKLTFLPVVANDDTLGAVDGHKVLARITKYPDGRYAGTAKVLKIIGHKNDPGVDILSIVHKHGINVDFSPEAIAEANAVPDQIDEKDLVGRVDLRNELTVTIDGADAKDLDDAVHVKKLANGNFELGVHIADVSHYVKEDSALDEEARERGTSVYLVDRVIPMIPHRLSNGICSLNPHVDRLTLSCIMEIDANGAVVNHEIFQSVIKTTERMTYTDVRKIIEREDEEVIAKYQDLVEYFDKMAELAAILRERRSRRGAINFDFPEAKVLVNEEGKTSEIILRERSVAEKLIEEFMLAANETVAEHIQRQKLPFMYRIHDEPKAERLDTFFKFIGNFGINVERKGESVAPKTLQSILNAVEGEPEEAVVSTVMLRSLQQAKYDIEPIGHFGLSTDYYTHFTSPIRRYPDLMVHRLLREYVIYNDKSQKTQDRYSEILPEIADHSSKRERRAVDAERETNALKKAEYMEQHIGETFEGVVSGVTNFGMFVELPNTIEGLVHIQAMTDDFYRYDEANYQLIGERTKQQFRIGDVVEIKVTNVNIDERTIDFSVVGMPERQPKKRFESKTIRSSGGRPGQKRDDKKKDDRRGKSKRPGKSKDQSKGKGFALKDKKDKPPFHKAVSNKKRKRK
- a CDS encoding LacI family DNA-binding transcriptional regulator translates to MSTIREVAKAAHVSVATVSRVMNEKGYVSEKSRKAVLQAIKQLDYRPNRVARSLFQKRSGLIGLIVPDITNPFFPQLARAVEDMAHQHGFQVILCNTDEQFQKEREYIKSLEAMHVDGLIITTNYSNNPNYEELEVPVVALDRVLQGAIPTVTSNGYEGGKKAASFLLASGATELAVISGPSKLPTIKKRRDGFEEIAGTHLVASIESPFHFQGSLDAANYLFDHYHCNGIFAASDVIAAATVQVAAERGITIPDELQVIGYDGIELGQMISPPLTTIAQPIYQMGELAAKLLIQRIEGTPIAAVHHELTVEIIERETTKRKDEEA
- the secG gene encoding preprotein translocase subunit SecG, which encodes MIIHNVALVGLIVVSVLLIIVVLLMSGRTTGLGALTGGAEQLFGRQKARGLDAVLNRVASILGALLFILALLVAFYK
- a CDS encoding sugar ABC transporter ATP-binding protein, which produces MRIEMTGIKKAFGPVPVLKGVDFELAAGEIHALMGENGAGKSTLMKILTGVHKADAGTIRVDGQDVEYKNPKLAEEAGIAFIHQELNILPDLTVTENLFLGRELKSRFGILKQGEMKRQAERELAELNVFMDVDQLARTLSVGQQQMIEIAKALMTDAKVIIMDEPTAALTEREIRALFSVATALRNQGVSIVYISHRMEEIFELCDRITVLRDGISVSTHAIPETSFEQIVREMVGREMGERYPDRDVSIGATVLEVKQASGKRFDDVSFSVKAGEIIGFSGLMGAGRTEVMRGLFGVDRLKDGTIELNGQSLKIKTPYDAIRQGIGFLTEDRKGEGLFLDFSLRENISLPTIRSLSRSGVIKDQAERDFAEGYLKSLSVRHSSMDQPAKSLSGGNQQKVVLAKWLGTQPKVLILDEPTRGVDVGAKKEIYLIMNELAAAGVAIIMVSSDLPEILGMSDRVYVMREGKMSGMLTRQEATQESIMTLATGGQ
- the rbsB gene encoding ribose ABC transporter substrate-binding protein RbsB, which gives rise to MKKLLAVVMMALMVFAAACSTEQPGSNNGDTKKKTKDFKIGLSISTLNNPFFVSLKEGAEQEAKAQGATLQVADAQDDAAKQASDIEDMVQKKVDLILINPTDSAAVGAAVQTANDANIPVITVDRNAEAGDVVAHIASDNVAGGKQAGEFMIELVGDKAKVVELEGIPGASATRDRGKGFHEAVDGKLDVVAKQAANFDRAKGLSVMENILQNNKDIKAVFAHNDEMALGAVEALKAAGLNDVKVIGFDATDDAVKAVKDGKMAGTIAQKPTEIGKMGVETAIKHLKGETVEKNIPVDLELIKQ
- a CDS encoding alpha/beta hydrolase, translating into MKITLPKPFFFEAGPRAVLLLHGFTGSSADVRILGRYLQKQGYTSLAPQYKGHAAPPEELTKTGPADWWQDVLAGYQELVDKGYDEIAVCGLSLGGVMSLKLSMNRPVKAVIPMCAPAYIKSEEVMYAGVTEYAREFKKREGKSQEEIDHEMASFEPMPTLKDLQELLRETRDSLEDVYAPTLVVQARNDHMINTDSANIIHDGVSAFQKELIWYENSGHVITLDKEKDQLHSDILDFLESLNWSK
- the rbsK gene encoding ribokinase gives rise to the protein MKQISVIGSISMDLVVESKRRPGAGETVIGDAFHTVPGGKGANQAVAVARLGSTVEMIGCVGSDANGEAIRENFKTQGVQTTHLQTIEGERTGTAHITLAEGDNSIVVVQSANQHVRFADDALAPILADSEIILLQLEIPIETVETVAREAHAAGIPVVLNPAPARSLSPELIEHVTYLTPNEHECGLIFGQDQPIEHWLMEYPNKLIVTEGSRGARFYDGESIVTIPAIETTVVDTTGAGDTFNGALAVALTEGQPLVEAIRFANRAAGLSIRALGAQGGMPTRDQMEGDA
- the rbsC gene encoding ribose ABC transporter permease, which encodes MELMQGKVTEAKPRRLGIGQKLGPLAGLFAIVLVVSIMEPDFLTLNNLFNILRQVSINALIAFGMTFVILTGGIDLSVGSILALSSAFVAGLMTDGTSALIAVLAGLIVGAVMGALNGMVISLGKVAPFIATLATMTIFRGLTLVYTDGKPITGLSQGGWFELFGRGYFWIFPVPVLTMLIAFAVLYFILKKTTFGRYTYAIGGNEEAAKLMGIQVNKVKIMIYSLSGLMAALAGIILTSRLNSAQPTAGTSYELDAIAAVVLGGTSLSGGRGWIVGTLIGALIIGTLNNGLNLLGVSSFFQLVVKGLVILFAVLADRKQAA